From the genome of Candidatus Saccharimonadales bacterium, one region includes:
- a CDS encoding UDP-N-acetylmuramoyl-L-alanyl-D-glutamate--2,6-diaminopimelate ligase, giving the protein MSFRSIVKKAIPIGLFERIEPMGHLIEAIAANIRYGFPSKSMHVIGVTGTNGKTTTSFMIHKMLSKAGLKVGLLTTVAYGVNDDIHPQIAHMTTVSAPLLQKRLAEFKAQGVEWVVLETTSHALVQHRVWGVPYEIAVMTNITHEHLDYHKTFARYVAAKRRLFQIAARHGMRLGIVNADDEHAATFLSATPNSLAYGIKTGELTANDISLTAEGSEYTAEVGGDSYAIRCRIPGEFNVYNSLAAVAVGRKIGLSKQQIEDGIKSLEGVEGRMTVIDEGQPFGVIIDYAHTPDSFEKLLHDLRPVVKGKLVVVFGSAGRRDEEKRAVQGEIAAKYADEVVLTEEDDRDIDGQEIMDEIALGAEKVGKTRERDLFLVHDRREAIIFAFSRVSKKEDTVILLGKGHEKDILRPGPRAAELRHLKQDDGDPERVISVPWSEAEEARKALQALAK; this is encoded by the coding sequence ATGTCTTTTCGTAGCATTGTAAAAAAAGCAATACCGATCGGCCTGTTTGAACGAATTGAGCCTATGGGTCATCTTATTGAGGCGATCGCAGCGAATATTCGTTATGGATTTCCGTCAAAATCGATGCATGTTATTGGGGTAACTGGCACGAATGGCAAAACGACTACCTCGTTTATGATCCATAAGATGCTTTCAAAGGCTGGGCTGAAGGTAGGGCTATTGACGACGGTAGCCTATGGAGTAAATGACGATATCCACCCGCAGATCGCTCATATGACGACCGTGTCGGCACCATTATTGCAAAAACGCTTGGCGGAGTTTAAGGCTCAAGGGGTAGAGTGGGTTGTGCTTGAAACCACCAGCCATGCCCTTGTGCAGCACCGTGTATGGGGGGTTCCGTATGAAATTGCCGTCATGACGAATATTACTCATGAGCATCTTGATTATCACAAGACTTTCGCGAGATATGTTGCGGCAAAGCGACGACTTTTCCAAATTGCCGCACGGCACGGAATGCGACTCGGAATCGTAAATGCGGATGACGAACATGCGGCTACCTTTCTTTCCGCTACGCCTAACTCGCTGGCCTATGGCATAAAAACGGGCGAACTAACCGCAAACGATATTTCATTAACCGCCGAAGGGAGTGAGTATACTGCGGAAGTCGGTGGAGATTCGTATGCGATTCGTTGCCGGATTCCTGGAGAATTTAATGTATATAATAGCCTCGCCGCGGTAGCCGTAGGTCGTAAAATTGGTCTTTCAAAGCAGCAAATTGAGGATGGCATCAAAAGTCTTGAAGGAGTGGAGGGTCGCATGACGGTGATAGATGAAGGGCAGCCGTTCGGTGTTATTATCGACTACGCCCATACGCCCGATAGCTTTGAAAAGTTACTGCATGATCTGCGGCCGGTTGTTAAGGGCAAGCTGGTTGTGGTATTTGGTTCGGCTGGCCGAAGGGATGAAGAAAAAAGAGCCGTCCAAGGAGAGATTGCGGCTAAGTATGCCGACGAGGTGGTCCTAACTGAAGAAGATGATCGTGACATCGATGGTCAGGAAATTATGGATGAAATCGCTTTGGGTGCGGAAAAAGTGGGAAAAACGCGCGAAAGAGATTTATTTTTGGTACATGATCGCAGAGAAGCAATCATCTTTGCATTTTCGCGAGTATCGAAAAAAGAAGACACAGTTATTCTTTTAGGTAAGGGTCACGAGAAAGATATCCTTCGCCCCGGACCACGCGCGGCTGAACTTCGCCACTTGAAGCAGGATGATGGTGACCCGGAGCGAGTTATATCTGTGCCATGGAGCGAAGCAGAAGAAGCACGAAAGGCGTTACAGGCATTAGCCAAGTAA
- a CDS encoding Mur ligase family protein yields MKEFLGDMEKTASGGLAGRVLGLYRKGRAKLVSARYGNPASTVRVIVVVGEYGKTSTTQLLLAILKETGRVVVTYVPGSEDVVSDLQRQLKDAKRNAAEFFIVEVTPELMGSGGLMALGIDTVIATSKSPEADELLAGDLNYAVIPDTYQAGLLEIADHQVITYGEQETAEARINKLTLYRKGTEVDLTIDHHTSLTAATHLVGKANAYNLTAAIASAYVLGIPFNTVEEGAAAVEAVEDNYEYLKGDRPYSVVVDKASTDVSIKMVVDSAAELSKRRLLVALEAAKCDDATIRYVKKVADRLVLVLADERALPGAEVVASPEEAWRIVGRAAKLDDTVLLIGKEFASQKDQLGILGEKENQ; encoded by the coding sequence ATGAAAGAATTTTTGGGGGATATGGAGAAGACGGCTTCCGGTGGACTAGCCGGCCGAGTACTCGGGCTTTACCGTAAGGGAAGGGCGAAGCTGGTAAGTGCCCGCTACGGAAACCCGGCAAGTACAGTGCGAGTCATCGTAGTGGTAGGCGAGTACGGTAAGACGTCCACGACACAATTGCTCCTGGCTATTTTAAAAGAGACTGGACGAGTGGTTGTCACCTACGTGCCAGGTTCAGAGGATGTAGTATCGGATTTACAACGACAATTGAAAGATGCAAAGCGTAACGCGGCTGAGTTTTTTATCGTTGAGGTGACTCCTGAGCTTATGGGGTCGGGGGGGCTGATGGCTCTGGGTATCGATACAGTAATAGCGACAAGCAAATCGCCTGAGGCTGATGAACTTCTGGCGGGAGACCTGAATTATGCGGTCATTCCAGATACGTATCAGGCGGGTTTGCTGGAAATAGCTGACCATCAGGTGATTACGTATGGTGAGCAAGAAACAGCCGAAGCCCGCATTAATAAATTGACATTATATCGTAAGGGCACAGAGGTCGATTTGACCATTGACCATCATACTTCCCTCACGGCAGCAACACATTTGGTGGGGAAGGCTAATGCTTACAATCTAACCGCAGCAATTGCGTCGGCGTATGTTTTGGGCATCCCTTTTAATACCGTCGAAGAAGGCGCAGCTGCGGTAGAGGCGGTAGAAGATAACTACGAATATTTGAAGGGAGATCGTCCTTATTCGGTTGTAGTAGATAAAGCTAGCACCGATGTTTCGATAAAAATGGTAGTTGATTCTGCGGCAGAACTCAGTAAGCGCCGACTTCTTGTTGCTCTCGAAGCAGCTAAGTGTGATGACGCAACTATCCGGTATGTTAAAAAAGTTGCCGATCGACTCGTATTGGTCTTAGCCGACGAGAGAGCGCTCCCAGGAGCGGAAGTAGTAGCTTCTCCTGAAGAAGCGTGGCGTATTGTGGGCCGGGCAGCTAAGCTTGATGATACAGTGTTGCTTATTGGAAAAGAGTTCGCCTCACAAAAAGATCAGTTGGGCATTTTAGGTGAAAAAGAGAATCAATAG